The following nucleotide sequence is from Actinomycetota bacterium.
AGGCGCCCATGTTCTCCGGCTCCTCCTGCACCCACGAGACCTGCTCGAGGTTGCGGTACCGCGCGACCTGCTCGTCCACCTCCACGTGGGGGAACGGGTAGAGCTGCTCGAGCCGGACGACCGCGGCCGACGAGATGCCGAGCTCGTTGCGCCGGGCGGCCAGGTCGTGGCCGATCTTGCCCGTGCAGAGGAGCAGACGCCGCACCTGCGCGGGATCCGGGTCGGCGGGGTCGGGCAGCAGCACCCGGAAGCTCCCCGAGGTGAAGTCCTGCGCCGCGCTTCGGGCCACGGGAGACCGGAGCATCGATTTCGGGGTCAGCACCACGAGGGGCTTCGACTCCGGGCTGTGCGCCTGTCTGCGCAGGAGGTGGAAGTACTGGGCCGGCAGGGTCGGGTAGGCGACCTGGATGTTGTCCTCCGCCGAGAGGGTCAGGAAGCGCTCGAGCCGCGCACTGGAGTGCTCCGGCCCCTGACCCTCGAACCCGTGGGGCAGGAGCATCACGAGGCCCGCCGTCTGGCTCCACTTGTCCTCCGCGGCGACCACGTACTGGTCGATGACGATCTGGGCTCCGTTCACGAAATCCCCGAACTGCGCCTCCCACATGACGAGCGCGTCCGGGTCGCCGATCGCGTACCCGTACTCGAAGCCCAGCGCGGCGTACTCGCTCAGGAGGCTGTCGTAGATCAGGAACCGGCCTCCCCCCTCCTCGGCCACCCGCGAGAGAGGGGTGTACTCGGCTCCCGTCTGGACGTCCACCAACACCGCATGGCGCTGGCTGAACGTCCCCCTCCGGGAGTCCTGTCCGGCCAGCCGGACCGTCCTGCCCTCCATCACCAGCGACCCGTAGGCGAGAGCCTCGGCCAGCGGCCAGTCGACCTTGTCCTCGTCGAGCAGCGCTACGTGGCGGGCGAGCTGACGCTGCAGCTTCGGGTGCGGCGTGAAGGACTCGGGCCAGGAGCCGAGGGCCTTGACGACCCGGTCGAGGGTCTCCCGCTCGACCCCGGTGGGTATGGGGGGCCGCACGCCCCGGGGGGGCCGAGGAGGCTTCGCGATGACCGGCTCCGGACGGCTCTGCCGCGTCTCCTCGAACGCTCCCTCGAGCCTGGACCGGAAATCCTCCAGGGCCTGCTCGGCCTCCTCGAGGGACAGGTCCCCCCGGTTCACGAGCGCCTCCGTGTACAGCTTGCGCACGGACCGGTGCTGGTCGATGCGCGCGTACATGAGCGGCTGCGTGTAAGCGGGCTCGTCCGCCTCGTTGTGGCCGTACCGGCGGTAGCAGACCATATCGACCACGACGTCCTTGTGGAAGGCCTGACGGAAGGCGAACGCGAGCTTGATAACCCTCACGCACGCCTCGGGGTCGTCGCCGTTCACGTGGAATATCGGCGCCTGCACCATCTTCGCGACATCGGTCGCGTAGACGCTGGAGCGGGCGGACTCGACCGGCGTCGTGAAGCCGATGATGTTGTTCACCACGATGTGCACGGTCCCGCCGGTCTTGTAACCGGGGAGCTGAGAGAGGTTCAAGGTCTCGGCCACCACGCCCTGTCCGGCGAAGGCCGCGTCGCCGTGGAGGAGGAGCGGGAGGACCGCGTCCTGGCCGCCCGGGCCGAACAGGTCCTGCTTCGCCCGGACGATCCCCTCCACCACGGGGTCGACGGCCTCCAGATGGCTCGGGTTGGATGCGACCGAGACGGCGATCTCCTTGCCCGACCGCGCCGTGAAGGCCCCCTTCGCCCCCAGGTGGTACTTCACGTCCCCCGACCCCTGGGTCGTCTCGGGGTCGATATCGCCGTCGAACTCGCGGAAGATCTGCCTGAACGACTTGCCCACGATGTTGGCCAGGACGTTGAGCCGGCCGCGGTGCGCCATGCCGACCACGGTCTCCTGCATCCCGGCATCCGCCGCCTCCTCCAGCAGCCAGGCCAGCATGGGTATCAGGCTCTCGGCGCCCTCCAGCCCGAACCGCTTGTGACCCACGTACTTCGTGTGCAGGAAACGCTCAAAGGCCTCCGCCTTGTTCAGCCACTCGAGGAGATGCTTCTTGTCGTCGGCGGAGAACTCGGTCTTCACCCCCTCCACGCGGTCCTGGATCCAGGCCTTCTGATCGGCCTCCTGGATGTGCATGTACTCGATGCCCACCGTGCGGCAGTAGGCGTCGCGCAGGATCCCGAGCACCTCGCGCAGCGTGGCCCGGTCGCGGTCGCCTACCCCGCCCGTCAGGAACTCGCGGTCGAGGTCCCACACGGACAGCCCGTAGAAGGAGGGGTCCAGCTCCAGGTGCGCCTTCGGCTCCCAGGTGAGGGGGTTGAGGTCGGCCAAGAGGTGGCCGCGCACCCGGTACATGTTGATCAGCTGCATGACCTTCACGTTCTTCTCGAGCACGGACTCGGTCGCGGTCGCCGCCCCGACGCCGGCCTGACGGTCGCGGCTCCATCGGATCGGCTCGTAGGGGATGCGCAGGCTCGCGAACACCTCGTCG
It contains:
- a CDS encoding multifunctional oxoglutarate decarboxylase/oxoglutarate dehydrogenase thiamine pyrophosphate-binding subunit/dihydrolipoyllysine-residue succinyltransferase subunit, giving the protein PVQPPEGAVPLRGAGAAIARNMEASLQIPTATSARVVPAKLLEENRRVINEHLAARLGGKVSFTHLVGWAVLKALEAVPVMNSAYVEADGDGYVVRHEHVNLGLAVDVERKDGSRTLLVPNIRDADTLDFEGFWTAYEDVIRKVRANKITPADFAGTTITLTNPGTIGTVMSVPRLMPGQGLIVGTGAIDFPAEYRGADPATLAAMGIGKVITVTSTYDHRIIQGAESGLFLDRLSDLITGEHGFYDEVFASLRIPYEPIRWSRDRQAGVGAATATESVLEKNVKVMQLINMYRVRGHLLADLNPLTWEPKAHLELDPSFYGLSVWDLDREFLTGGVGDRDRATLREVLGILRDAYCRTVGIEYMHIQEADQKAWIQDRVEGVKTEFSADDKKHLLEWLNKAEAFERFLHTKYVGHKRFGLEGAESLIPMLAWLLEEAADAGMQETVVGMAHRGRLNVLANIVGKSFRQIFREFDGDIDPETTQGSGDVKYHLGAKGAFTARSGKEIAVSVASNPSHLEAVDPVVEGIVRAKQDLFGPGGQDAVLPLLLHGDAAFAGQGVVAETLNLSQLPGYKTGGTVHIVVNNIIGFTTPVESARSSVYATDVAKMVQAPIFHVNGDDPEACVRVIKLAFAFRQAFHKDVVVDMVCYRRYGHNEADEPAYTQPLMYARIDQHRSVRKLYTEALVNRGDLSLEEAEQALEDFRSRLEGAFEETRQSRPEPVIAKPPRPPRGVRPPIPTGVERETLDRVVKALGSWPESFTPHPKLQRQLARHVALLDEDKVDWPLAEALAYGSLVMEGRTVRLAGQDSRRGTFSQRHAVLVDVQTGAEYTPLSRVAEEGGGRFLIYDSLLSEYAALGFEYGYAIGDPDALVMWEAQFGDFVNGAQIVIDQYVVAAEDKWSQTAGLVMLLPHGFEGQGPEHSSARLERFLTLSAEDNIQVAYPTLPAQYFHLLRRQAHSPESKPLVVLTPKSMLRSPVARSAAQDFTSGSFRVLLPDPADPDPAQVRRLLLCTGKIGHDLAARRNELGISSAAVVRLEQLYPFPHVEVDEQVARYRNLEQVSWVQEEPENMGAWTFVFARLQKQVPNIGVIARPESASPAAGSQAVHQQEQEELLEEAFDGLS